One Sinorhizobium mexicanum genomic region harbors:
- a CDS encoding glutaminase, with the protein MPEQQAPQDLQAIIDDIYRELTPRLGEGKVADYIPQLARVDSRRFGMAIVTTSGQIYRVGDAEVPFSIQSISKVFTLTLALGKHGENIWHRVGREPSGSAFNSIVQLEHEGGKPRNPFINAGAITISDLILAGHTPKELIGEIVQFVRYLADDDNIVIDHEVARSETATGFRNVALANFMRSYGRLDHPAEHVLGVYFHHCALAMTCVQLAKAGLFLAAGGANPLTGHSVVSRQRARRINALMLTCGHYDGSGDFAYRVGLPGKSGVGGGIMAVAPGRASIAVWSPGLNENGNSLLGSLALEMLAARTGWSVFGP; encoded by the coding sequence ATGCCGGAGCAGCAGGCGCCGCAAGATCTGCAGGCGATCATCGATGACATTTATCGCGAACTGACGCCGCGCCTCGGCGAAGGCAAGGTGGCCGACTACATCCCGCAACTCGCGCGCGTCGACTCTCGCCGTTTCGGCATGGCAATCGTGACGACGAGCGGTCAGATCTATCGCGTAGGCGATGCTGAGGTGCCGTTTTCGATCCAGAGCATTTCCAAGGTGTTCACCCTGACCCTCGCGCTCGGCAAGCACGGCGAGAACATCTGGCACCGTGTCGGGCGCGAACCCTCCGGCTCGGCCTTCAATTCGATCGTGCAGCTCGAGCACGAAGGCGGCAAGCCGCGCAATCCCTTCATCAATGCCGGCGCGATCACCATCAGCGACCTCATCCTCGCAGGCCACACGCCGAAGGAGCTGATCGGTGAAATCGTGCAATTCGTCCGCTATCTTGCCGACGACGACAATATCGTCATCGACCACGAGGTAGCGCGCTCGGAGACGGCAACCGGTTTCCGCAATGTCGCTCTTGCCAACTTCATGCGCTCCTATGGCCGGCTCGATCATCCGGCCGAACACGTGCTCGGCGTCTATTTCCATCATTGCGCGCTGGCGATGACCTGCGTGCAGCTCGCCAAGGCCGGCCTGTTCCTGGCAGCCGGCGGCGCCAATCCCCTGACGGGGCATTCGGTCGTCTCGCGTCAACGTGCGCGCCGCATCAATGCCCTGATGCTGACCTGCGGCCACTACGACGGCTCCGGCGATTTCGCCTATCGGGTCGGCCTGCCAGGCAAGAGCGGTGTCGGCGGCGGGATTATGGCGGTCGCCCCGGGCAGGGCTTCCATCGCTGTCTGGTCGCCGGGCCTCAACGAGAACGGCAATTCGCTGCTCGGTTCACTGGCTCTCGAAATGCTCGCAGCGCGCACAGGCTGGTCCGTTTTCGGCCCTTGA
- a CDS encoding inositol monophosphatase family protein, with protein MSHSVDIAALANLLQEAAVKEILPRFRNLGSGDVRMKSEAIDLVTEGDEAAERLIKARIDTIAPGAVFIGEESVAADPALLDKLAGANLAVVVDPIDGTFNFAAGLPLFGVMASVVAKGETVAGIIYDPLGNDWVIAEKGAGAWLCRPDGSQEKLAVTAGVPLEAMVGGASTGFYKEDDRRIVMGNLAKVRIATSYRCAAHEYRIFAGGHLHFLMYQKLMPWDHLAGTLIAEEAGAYAARFDGSRYLPAHTNGGLLLATDKESWDVLRREVFTV; from the coding sequence ATGAGCCATTCCGTCGACATCGCCGCGCTTGCCAACCTTCTGCAGGAGGCGGCGGTCAAGGAAATCCTGCCGCGTTTCCGCAATCTTGGCTCGGGCGATGTGCGGATGAAGTCGGAGGCGATCGATCTCGTCACCGAGGGCGACGAAGCCGCGGAAAGGCTCATCAAGGCCAGGATCGACACGATCGCGCCCGGCGCCGTCTTCATCGGCGAGGAATCGGTCGCCGCTGACCCGGCGCTTCTCGACAAGCTCGCCGGTGCCAATTTGGCGGTCGTTGTCGATCCGATCGACGGCACCTTCAATTTCGCGGCTGGCCTGCCGCTCTTTGGCGTGATGGCAAGCGTGGTCGCCAAGGGCGAGACCGTCGCCGGGATCATCTACGATCCGCTCGGCAACGATTGGGTCATTGCCGAGAAGGGGGCGGGCGCCTGGCTCTGCCGGCCAGACGGATCGCAAGAGAAACTGGCAGTGACCGCTGGCGTGCCGCTCGAGGCCATGGTCGGCGGCGCTTCGACCGGTTTCTACAAGGAAGACGACCGCCGGATCGTCATGGGCAATCTGGCCAAGGTCAGGATCGCTACCAGCTATCGCTGCGCCGCCCATGAATATCGGATCTTTGCCGGCGGCCATCTGCATTTCCTGATGTACCAGAAGCTGATGCCGTGGGACCACTTGGCCGGCACGCTGATCGCCGAAGAGGCGGGCGCCTATGCAGCGCGCTTCGATGGCTCGCGCTATCTGCCCGCCCACACGAACGGCGGCCTGCTTCTGGCAACCGACAAGGAAAGCTGGGACGTGTTGCGTCGCGAGGTTTTCACCGTCTGA
- the ttcA gene encoding tRNA 2-thiocytidine(32) synthetase TtcA → MELARSSQHDGMNIIVDEEDAGLDADAHPLFARMPSSVSFNKLRKRLLRQTRQALDDFGMLRGARRWLVGLSGGKDSYSLLALLMDLQWRGLLPVELIACNLDQGQPNFPKHILPEYLTSIGVKHRIEYRDTYSIVKEKVPTGATYCSLCSRLRRGNLYRIAREEGCDALVLGHHREDILETFFMNLFHGGRLASMPAKLLNDEGDLMVLRPLAYAAEDDLAKFAAAMEFPIIPCDLCGSQDGLERNAMKAMLADIERRMPGRKDTMLRALGHVNPSHLLDLKLFDFQSLAPEPKE, encoded by the coding sequence ATGGAACTCGCACGATCGTCACAGCACGATGGGATGAACATCATCGTAGATGAGGAAGACGCTGGCCTCGATGCCGACGCCCATCCGCTTTTTGCCCGGATGCCGTCGTCCGTGTCCTTCAACAAGCTTCGCAAGCGGCTGTTGCGGCAAACGCGCCAGGCGCTCGACGATTTCGGCATGCTGAGGGGCGCGAGGCGCTGGCTGGTCGGCCTTTCCGGCGGCAAGGACAGCTACAGCCTGCTGGCCCTGCTGATGGACCTGCAGTGGCGAGGACTACTGCCGGTCGAACTCATCGCCTGCAACCTCGATCAGGGTCAGCCGAACTTCCCGAAGCATATCCTGCCGGAATACCTGACCTCGATTGGCGTCAAGCACCGCATCGAGTACCGCGACACCTATTCCATCGTTAAGGAAAAAGTGCCGACTGGCGCGACCTACTGCTCGCTCTGCTCGCGGCTGAGACGCGGCAACCTCTATCGCATCGCGCGGGAGGAGGGGTGTGATGCCCTGGTCCTCGGTCATCATCGCGAGGACATCCTCGAAACCTTCTTCATGAACCTCTTTCACGGCGGGCGCCTTGCCTCGATGCCGGCCAAGCTTCTCAACGACGAAGGCGATCTCATGGTGTTGAGGCCGCTTGCCTATGCGGCGGAAGACGATCTCGCAAAGTTTGCGGCGGCCATGGAATTTCCGATCATCCCCTGCGATCTCTGCGGTTCGCAGGACGGCCTCGAACGCAATGCGATGAAGGCGATGCTTGCCGACATCGAGCGGCGCATGCCCGGCCGCAAGGACACGATGTTGCGCGCGCTTGGCCATGTGAACCCGTCGCACTTGCTTGATCTAAAACTTTTCGATTTCCAATCCCTTGCTCCGGAGCCCAAAGAATGA
- the rpsD gene encoding 30S ribosomal protein S4: MSKRESSKYKIDRRMGENIWGRPKSPVNRREYGPGQHGQRRKSKLSDFGVQLRAKQKLKGYYGDIREKQFRAIFAEASRRKGDTPENLIGLLESRLDAIVYRAKFVPTVFAARQFVNHGHVKVNGVRVNIGSYRCKPGDVIEVKEKSKQLVSVLESVQLAERDVPDYIDADHNKMVATYVRVPVLTDVPYPVVMEPHLVVEFYSR; this comes from the coding sequence ATGAGCAAGCGCGAATCGTCCAAGTACAAAATTGACCGCCGCATGGGCGAAAACATCTGGGGCCGCCCGAAGTCTCCGGTCAACCGTCGTGAATACGGCCCGGGCCAGCACGGCCAGCGCCGCAAGTCCAAGCTTTCCGACTTCGGCGTGCAGCTGCGCGCCAAGCAGAAGCTGAAGGGCTACTACGGCGACATCCGTGAAAAGCAGTTCCGTGCGATCTTCGCCGAAGCTTCGCGCCGCAAGGGTGACACCCCGGAAAACCTGATCGGTCTGCTCGAATCGCGTCTCGACGCGATCGTCTACCGCGCCAAGTTCGTTCCGACCGTCTTTGCCGCTCGCCAGTTCGTCAATCATGGCCACGTCAAGGTCAACGGCGTCCGCGTCAACATCGGTTCCTACCGTTGCAAGCCGGGCGACGTCATCGAAGTCAAGGAAAAGTCCAAGCAGCTCGTTTCGGTTCTCGAATCCGTACAGCTCGCTGAGCGCGACGTTCCGGACTACATCGATGCCGACCACAACAAGATGGTCGCGACCTACGTCCGCGTTCCGGTTCTCACCGACGTTCCGTACCCGGTCGTCATGGAACCGCACCTGGTCGTCGAATTCTATTCGCGTTAA
- the purL gene encoding phosphoribosylformylglycinamidine synthase subunit PurL, with translation MTISNTRPITPDLIASHGLKPDEYERILSLIGREPTFTELGIFSAMWNEHCSYKSSKKWLRTLPTKGPRVIQGPGENAGVVDIDDGDCVVFKMESHNHPSYIEPYQGAATGVGGILRDVFTMGARPIAAMNALRFGSPDHPKTRHLVSGVVAGVGGYGNSFGVPTVGGEVEFDARYNGNILVNAFAAGLAKSDAIFYSKAEGVGLPVVYLGAKTGRDGVGGATMASAEFDESIEEKRPTVQVGDPFTEKCLLEACLELMQTGAVIAIQDMGAAGLTCSAVEMGAKGDLGIELELDKVPVREERMTAYEMMLSESQERMLMVLRPEKEEEAKAIFVKWGLDFAIVGKTTDDLRFRILHQGEEVANLPIKELGDQAPEYDRPWTPATTASPLATNDIPQADVAEALLKLVGSANNSSRRWVYEQYDTLIQGNSLQRPGGDAGVVRVEGHETKALAFSSDVTPRYVEADPFEGGKQAVAECWRNLTATGALPLAATDNLNFGNPERPEIMSQFVHAIKGIGEACRALDFPIVSGNVSLYNETNRQAILPTPTIGGVGLIKDWSKMARIGFAAADEIILLAGAPEGWGTHIAQSVYMRDIHGRTDGPAPHVDLTHERKVGDFVRSLIEDGLVTAVHDCSSGGLALAVAEMAIASGVGATVEASTGRDPIPVFYGEDQGRYVLTVAAGNAEAVAARANAAGVSLPVIGRTGGTAVKLGDAKAVSIGELRTAHEAWFPEFMAGEMAPEN, from the coding sequence ATGACGATTTCCAACACCCGCCCCATCACCCCGGATCTTATCGCCTCGCACGGGCTGAAGCCCGATGAATACGAGCGCATCCTGAGCCTGATCGGGCGCGAGCCGACCTTCACCGAACTCGGCATTTTCTCGGCGATGTGGAACGAGCACTGCTCCTACAAGTCTTCGAAGAAGTGGCTGCGGACACTTCCGACCAAGGGGCCGCGCGTCATTCAAGGACCGGGCGAAAACGCCGGCGTTGTCGACATCGATGATGGCGACTGTGTTGTCTTCAAGATGGAGAGCCATAACCACCCCTCCTATATCGAACCCTACCAGGGGGCTGCGACCGGCGTCGGCGGCATCCTGCGCGACGTCTTCACCATGGGCGCACGTCCGATCGCAGCAATGAACGCGCTGCGCTTCGGCTCGCCGGATCACCCCAAGACCCGCCATCTGGTGTCCGGCGTTGTGGCCGGTGTTGGCGGCTACGGCAACTCCTTCGGCGTCCCGACCGTCGGCGGCGAGGTTGAATTCGACGCGCGTTACAATGGCAACATTCTCGTCAACGCCTTCGCCGCCGGTCTCGCGAAGAGCGATGCGATCTTCTATTCGAAGGCGGAAGGCGTCGGCCTGCCCGTTGTTTATCTCGGCGCCAAGACCGGCCGAGACGGCGTCGGCGGCGCGACCATGGCGTCGGCCGAATTCGACGAGTCGATCGAGGAGAAACGCCCGACCGTGCAGGTCGGCGATCCCTTTACCGAAAAATGCCTGCTCGAAGCCTGTCTCGAACTGATGCAGACGGGCGCCGTGATCGCGATCCAGGACATGGGCGCGGCAGGCCTTACCTGCTCGGCGGTCGAGATGGGCGCCAAGGGAGACCTCGGCATCGAACTCGAACTCGACAAGGTGCCTGTGCGCGAGGAGCGCATGACGGCCTACGAGATGATGCTTTCGGAAAGCCAGGAGCGCATGCTGATGGTGCTGCGCCCCGAAAAGGAAGAAGAAGCCAAGGCGATCTTCGTCAAGTGGGGCCTCGATTTCGCAATCGTCGGCAAGACCACGGACGACCTGCGCTTCCGCATCCTGCATCAGGGCGAGGAAGTGGCAAATCTTCCGATCAAGGAACTCGGCGACCAGGCGCCGGAATACGATCGTCCGTGGACGCCGGCAACGACCGCCTCGCCGCTCGCCACCAACGACATTCCGCAGGCGGACGTCGCCGAAGCGCTTCTCAAGCTTGTCGGCTCTGCCAACAATTCGTCGCGCCGCTGGGTTTACGAGCAATATGACACGCTGATCCAGGGCAATTCGCTGCAGCGCCCGGGTGGCGACGCCGGCGTTGTCCGCGTCGAAGGCCATGAGACGAAGGCGCTCGCTTTCTCCTCCGACGTCACGCCGCGTTATGTCGAGGCGGATCCGTTCGAGGGCGGCAAGCAGGCCGTCGCCGAGTGCTGGCGCAACCTCACGGCAACCGGCGCGCTGCCGCTCGCCGCTACCGACAACCTCAATTTCGGCAACCCCGAGCGGCCGGAAATCATGAGCCAGTTCGTCCATGCAATCAAAGGCATCGGCGAAGCCTGCCGCGCGCTCGATTTCCCGATCGTTTCGGGCAACGTGTCGCTCTACAACGAGACCAACCGCCAGGCGATCCTTCCGACCCCGACGATCGGCGGCGTCGGTCTCATCAAGGACTGGTCGAAGATGGCGCGCATCGGCTTTGCCGCGGCGGACGAGATCATCCTGCTCGCCGGTGCGCCGGAAGGCTGGGGTACCCATATCGCCCAATCGGTCTACATGCGCGACATCCATGGCCGCACCGACGGTCCGGCGCCGCATGTCGATCTCACGCATGAACGCAAGGTGGGCGATTTCGTCCGCAGCCTGATCGAGGACGGATTGGTTACGGCCGTGCATGACTGCTCCTCGGGCGGCCTGGCGCTTGCCGTGGCGGAAATGGCGATCGCCTCGGGCGTCGGCGCGACGGTCGAGGCATCCACGGGACGCGATCCCATCCCGGTGTTCTACGGCGAGGACCAGGGCCGCTACGTGCTGACCGTCGCTGCCGGCAACGCCGAGGCGGTCGCGGCGCGGGCAAATGCCGCTGGCGTTTCCTTGCCTGTCATCGGCAGGACAGGCGGCACTGCGGTCAAGCTCGGCGACGCGAAGGCAGTTTCCATCGGCGAATTGCGCACCGCCCATGAAGCTTGGTTCCCCGAGTTCATGGCCGGTGAAATGGCGCCCGAGAACTGA
- the grxD gene encoding Grx4 family monothiol glutaredoxin, translated as MSGIHDFIDNEVKTNDVVLFMKGTPQFPQCGFSGQVVQILDYIGVDYKGINVLADADLRQGIKDYSNWPTIPQLYVKGEFVGGCDIVREMFQAGELQSHLQGQGISVKGAA; from the coding sequence ATGAGCGGAATTCACGATTTCATCGACAACGAAGTCAAGACGAACGACGTCGTTCTCTTCATGAAGGGCACGCCGCAGTTTCCGCAGTGTGGCTTCTCCGGCCAGGTTGTCCAGATCCTCGATTATATCGGCGTCGACTACAAGGGCATCAATGTGCTTGCCGATGCGGATCTTCGCCAGGGCATCAAGGACTATTCCAATTGGCCGACTATTCCGCAGCTTTATGTGAAGGGCGAATTTGTCGGCGGCTGCGACATCGTCCGCGAGATGTTCCAGGCCGGTGAATTGCAGTCGCATCTTCAGGGACAGGGTATTTCGGTGAAGGGTGCCGCCTGA
- a CDS encoding multidrug effflux MFS transporter, translated as MTRPIDQTATLSGLTKFQFIALMAMLMSINAISIDIMLPGLQEIGASLGVADENRRQYVITAYLIGMGFAQLFFGPLSDRLGRKAPLLAGLAIYGLCALAIAFVPTFSALLALRFAQGVGAAATRVITVSVVRDVYGGRQMAEIMSLVMMVFMIVPVIAPSVGQLIMIFAEWHMIFVVIALFAVAVAAPVVLRLRETLAPANRRPFTASAILNGFRVVLTNRLALCYTLATSVLLGALFGFVNSAQQILVGIYGLGIWFPAVFAAFAGMMAVASFTNSRLVQRFGMRALSHAALIGFTLASFVLMSLSLIGPMPLALFMILYAGVMFQFGLIAANFNAMAMEPLGHVAGTASSVLGFTQTIGGGVIGAFIGQAFDDTVTPLAVGCFTVAIFALAFVLIAEGGRLFKPHHPAG; from the coding sequence ATGACGAGGCCCATTGATCAGACCGCCACCCTCTCGGGACTGACGAAGTTCCAGTTCATCGCGCTGATGGCGATGCTGATGTCGATCAACGCGATCTCAATCGACATCATGCTGCCGGGGCTGCAGGAGATCGGCGCCAGCCTCGGCGTTGCCGACGAGAACCGTCGGCAATATGTCATCACGGCCTATCTGATTGGCATGGGCTTCGCGCAGCTGTTCTTTGGCCCGCTTTCCGATCGGCTTGGGCGTAAGGCGCCGCTGTTGGCCGGTCTTGCAATCTACGGCCTCTGTGCGCTTGCGATCGCATTCGTGCCGACGTTCAGCGCGCTGCTCGCCTTGCGTTTTGCGCAGGGCGTCGGCGCTGCGGCGACCCGCGTGATCACGGTTTCGGTCGTGCGGGATGTTTACGGCGGTCGACAGATGGCAGAGATCATGTCCCTCGTGATGATGGTGTTCATGATCGTTCCGGTAATTGCGCCGAGCGTTGGGCAATTGATCATGATTTTTGCGGAGTGGCACATGATCTTCGTCGTCATTGCGCTCTTCGCCGTGGCCGTTGCGGCGCCGGTGGTCTTGCGTCTCCGCGAGACATTGGCTCCGGCCAACCGGCGCCCTTTCACCGCTTCGGCGATACTGAACGGTTTCCGTGTCGTGCTGACGAACCGGCTCGCTCTTTGCTACACGCTGGCGACGTCCGTGTTGCTTGGAGCCCTTTTCGGCTTCGTCAATTCGGCGCAACAAATTCTCGTTGGCATCTACGGGCTCGGTATCTGGTTTCCCGCCGTCTTCGCAGCCTTCGCCGGGATGATGGCGGTCGCCTCCTTTACCAACTCGCGGCTTGTCCAGCGGTTCGGCATGCGGGCGCTCTCACATGCGGCGCTTATCGGTTTCACGCTGGCGAGCTTCGTCCTGATGTCCCTTTCGCTGATCGGGCCGATGCCGCTGGCGCTCTTCATGATCCTCTACGCGGGTGTGATGTTCCAGTTCGGCCTGATCGCCGCGAACTTCAACGCGATGGCGATGGAACCGCTCGGTCATGTGGCCGGAACCGCGTCGTCCGTGCTGGGCTTCACCCAGACGATCGGCGGCGGGGTGATTGGCGCGTTCATCGGCCAGGCCTTCGACGATACCGTGACGCCCCTTGCAGTCGGATGCTTCACCGTCGCCATTTTCGCCCTCGCCTTCGTGCTGATCGCGGAGGGTGGTCGGCTCTTCAAACCACACCATCCGGCCGGTTAA
- a CDS encoding multidrug effflux MFS transporter has translation MSSVSERSSISKHAEHVDGVSGAARIHMGLAEFIVTIALMTASVALAIDSMLPALQSIGQSFDVANPNDAQLVIGIFLLGFGLSQIFFGSLSDAFGRRIVLLGGLAFFTLTSFTASQATSFEALLVMRFVQGIGAAAIRITTMAIVRDCFGGREMARVMSYVMIVFMIIPIVAPSLGQLVVVSATWHWIFILIGGIGAVLFIWALTRMKESLPPEERLPLSVGAVLSGFRTVLTNRITCGYMIGLTLFSAVICAYVVSVQQVFGEVYGLGDWLPIAFAGTAGGIAVANFANGFFVRSFGMRRISHAAMILFTSLASIGFVLSLAGTPAFAISYLLFSILLMFFAAIATNFTAISLEPMGHLAGTATAITGFVSTTGGTLLGAGVGQLFNGTLQPLFGGFALFGLLTILATLWAENGKLFTHPGDKDVGHDHGGGNM, from the coding sequence ATGTCCTCCGTCTCAGAACGATCTTCCATTTCCAAGCACGCCGAGCACGTCGACGGGGTTTCGGGCGCGGCACGCATCCATATGGGGCTCGCCGAGTTCATCGTGACGATCGCGCTCATGACCGCCAGCGTGGCGCTTGCGATCGACAGCATGCTGCCCGCCCTTCAGAGCATTGGTCAATCGTTCGATGTTGCAAATCCGAACGACGCGCAGCTCGTCATCGGCATCTTCCTGCTCGGATTCGGCCTCTCGCAGATCTTCTTCGGCAGCCTCTCCGACGCCTTCGGGCGGCGCATCGTGCTGCTCGGCGGCCTTGCGTTCTTCACGCTCACCTCATTCACCGCGTCACAGGCCACGAGTTTCGAAGCGCTGCTTGTGATGCGTTTCGTCCAAGGGATCGGTGCAGCCGCCATCCGCATCACGACGATGGCAATCGTGCGCGATTGTTTCGGTGGCCGCGAGATGGCACGAGTCATGTCTTACGTGATGATCGTCTTCATGATCATTCCGATCGTCGCTCCGTCCCTCGGCCAGCTTGTGGTCGTCTCCGCAACCTGGCACTGGATCTTCATCCTGATAGGCGGCATCGGCGCAGTGCTCTTCATCTGGGCGCTTACCCGGATGAAGGAGTCCCTGCCGCCAGAGGAGCGTCTGCCGCTTTCGGTCGGCGCCGTCCTCTCCGGATTCCGCACGGTACTGACGAACCGCATAACCTGCGGCTATATGATCGGGCTTACGCTCTTTTCCGCCGTGATCTGTGCCTATGTCGTCAGCGTTCAGCAGGTCTTCGGAGAGGTCTACGGTCTTGGCGACTGGCTGCCGATCGCCTTTGCAGGGACCGCGGGCGGCATTGCAGTTGCCAATTTCGCCAACGGCTTCTTCGTCCGCAGCTTCGGGATGCGCCGCATCTCACATGCAGCGATGATCCTCTTCACGTCGCTGGCGTCGATCGGTTTCGTGCTGTCGCTCGCCGGCACGCCCGCCTTCGCCATCAGCTATCTGCTGTTTTCGATACTGCTGATGTTCTTCGCCGCCATCGCGACGAACTTCACAGCCATCAGTCTTGAGCCGATGGGGCATCTCGCAGGGACGGCGACCGCGATTACCGGCTTCGTGTCGACCACGGGCGGGACACTACTCGGCGCCGGCGTTGGCCAGCTCTTCAACGGCACGCTGCAGCCGTTGTTCGGTGGGTTCGCGCTGTTCGGCCTACTCACCATTCTCGCTACGCTCTGGGCGGAGAACGGCAAGCTCTTCACGCATCCGGGTGACAAGGACGTGGGGCACGACCACGGCGGCGGCAACATGTAA
- a CDS encoding BolA family protein — MPMTPGDIEDLIKAGIPGAKVTIRDLAGDGDHYAAEVVAEAFRGKTRVQQHQMVYNALKGNMGGVLHALALQTSAPE, encoded by the coding sequence ATGCCCATGACACCAGGCGACATCGAAGACTTGATCAAGGCCGGAATCCCCGGTGCAAAGGTCACGATCCGCGATTTGGCCGGTGACGGCGACCACTATGCCGCCGAAGTCGTGGCCGAAGCGTTTCGCGGCAAGACTCGCGTGCAGCAGCACCAGATGGTCTACAACGCATTGAAGGGCAATATGGGTGGCGTGCTTCACGCGCTCGCCCTCCAGACCAGCGCGCCGGAGTGA